One part of the Mauremys mutica isolate MM-2020 ecotype Southern unplaced genomic scaffold, ASM2049712v1 Super-Scaffold_100475, whole genome shotgun sequence genome encodes these proteins:
- the UFSP1 gene encoding inactive Ufm1-specific protease 1: MEGAGDVPRSLLPDVHRGLPFPGSPSRAALVSGSYLYYHYGCDGVDDRGWGCGYRTLQTLCSWLAGAGAGLGGCRRPVPTLPAVQQALVEMGDKPPAFAGSRDWIGTVEAALCVDHFFEVPCKIVHSPRGRGLGGQVGALYAHFQEGGGPVMLGGDADSSSKGLLGVCSVPAGHHLLVLDPHYYGGAGGLGREGMQAAGWVRWQGLASFDPASFYNLCLPQFRRDAGKGDGAGEN, translated from the exons ATGGAGGGTGCCGG ggaCGTCCCGAGGTCTCTGCTCCCTGACGTTCACCGGGGCCTCCCCTTCCCGGGCTCCCCATCTCGGGCCGCCCTGGTCTCCGGCTCCTACCTCTATTACCACTACGGCTGCGACGGGGTGGACgaccggggctggggctgcggctACCGGACCCTCCAGACCCTCTGCTCCTGGCTGGCGGGggccggagcggggctggggggctgccgcCGGCCGGTCCCCACCCTGCCGGCCGTCCAGCAGGCCCTGGTGGAGATGGGAGACAAGCCCCCGGCCTTCGCTGGCTCCCGGGACTGGATCGGCACGGTGGAGGCCGCCTTGTGTGTGGATCACTTCTTTGAGGTGCCGTGCAAAATCGTGCACAGCCCCCGGGGgcgagggctgggggggcaggtgggggcctTGTACGCCCATTtccaggagggtggggggccTGTGATGCTGGGGGGTGACGCCGACAGCTCCTCCAAGGGGTTATTGGGGGTCTGCTCCGTGCCCGCCGGCCACCATCTCCTTGTCCTGGATCCCCACTAttatgggggggctggggggctggggcgggaggggatgCAGGCGGCGGGGTGGGTGCGCTGGCAGGGCCTGGCCTCTTTTGACCCCGCCTCCTTCTACAATCTCTGCCTGCCGCAGTTCCGGCGGGATGCGGGCAAGGGGGACGGCGCCGGTGAAAACTGA
- the LOC123361367 gene encoding N-acetyllactosaminide beta-1,3-N-acetylglucosaminyltransferase 4-like: MSHRGLVSDGIFFFFPTFGRAPRGAEMKLWDAVILIRILLLLLLIGGFFWLFPAVRIRLRQPPQGTPCPSPDPGLSPGPGAVELHHGTFTFRLDPAAFRAEFPQLQSYRCRELIPGDGVCTGPPGPPLLLLAVKSHPASSARRATARRTWARPGVLGGYRVRAVFLLGVSPEPRDMALLEEESQEFGDVVLWDIGESHHNLSLKERCFLRWVGARCGQADFIFKGDDDEFVNPPALVAYLRQTPNAAHVIHGNIQRFAVVFRGGKYRVSSALFPQDTYPDFPAGGGFLLPRASVPALAAASERIPVFPLDDVYLGFLALAAGLRFRHDARFRVFGVKDELCLYGEAFVVHGVSLGRAEEVWRGLYTERRCNGMGPLPS; the protein is encoded by the exons ATGTCACACCGTGGGCTAGTTTCCgacgggattttttttttcttccccacttTCGGCCGAGCCCCGAGGGGAGCGGAGATGAAGCTCTGGGACGCCGTGATCCTGATTCggatcctgctcctgctcctcctgaTCGgcgggtttttttggttgtttccCGCCGTGAGGATCCGACTGAGGCAGCCCCCGCAGGggaccccttgccccagccccgaccccggcctcagccctggccccggcgcggtggagctgcacCACGGGACCTTCACCTTCCGCTTGGATCCCGCCGCCTTCCGGGCCGAGttcccccagctgcagagctaccggtgccgggagctgatcCCAGGGGACGGGGTTTGCACCGGGCCCCCGGGGCcgcccctgctgctcctggccgTGAAATCCCACCCAGCGTCCAGCGCCAGACGGGCCACCGCCCGCCGCACGtgggcccggcccggggtgctggggggctACCGGGTCCGAGCCGTCTTCCTCCTGGGGGTGTCCCCCGAGCCCCGGGACATGgccctgctggaggaggagagccaGGAGTTCGGGGACGTGGTGCTGTGGGATATCGGCGAGAGCCACCACAACCTGTCGCTCAAGGAGCGCTGCTTCCTGCGCTGGGTGGGGGCGCGCTGCGGGCAGGCCGATTTCATCTTCAAAG GGGACGATGACGAGTTTGTGAACCCCCCCGCCCTGGTGGCCTACCTGCGCCAGACGCCCAACGCCGCCCACGTCATCCACGGCAACATCCAGCGCTTTGCGGTCGTGTTCAGAGGGGGGAAATATCGCGTCTCCTCCGCCCTGTTCCCCCAGGACACGTACCCCGACTTCCCCGCCGGGGGCGGGTtcctcctgcccagggccagcGTCCCGGCCCTGGCCGCGGCCTCCGAGCGCATCCCCGTCTTCCCGCTGGACGACGTCTACTTGGGCTTCCTGGCGCTGGCCGCCGGGCTGCGGTTCCGGCACGACGCCCGATTCCGGGTGTTCGGCGTGAAGGACGAGCTGTGTCTGTACGGGGAGGCCTTCGTGGTGCACGGGGTGTCGCTGGGCAGGGCGGAGGAGGTGTGGAGGGGGTTGTACACGGAGCGACGGTGCAACGGgatggggcctctcccctcttag